A single Altererythrobacter sp. BO-6 DNA region contains:
- a CDS encoding manganese efflux pump MntP family protein, with the protein MIAALALAVALAMDAFAVALTQGARFRHDWRSVAAIALAFGLFQGGMPLAGWLLGSFALPLVEAWDHWIAGGLLAALGIQMIWFGEHEGDGPARLSGFALLAAAVATSIDAFAAGITLPTMDFPPLATCGLIALVTAVLSAIAIELGQRAGDRFGRHAEIAGGVMLIALGAKIVFDHTMGA; encoded by the coding sequence ATGATAGCTGCGCTCGCGCTGGCCGTGGCCCTGGCGATGGACGCCTTTGCCGTTGCCCTGACTCAAGGGGCGCGGTTTCGCCATGACTGGCGCAGTGTCGCAGCGATTGCGCTTGCCTTTGGCCTTTTCCAGGGCGGCATGCCGCTGGCCGGGTGGCTGCTCGGCAGTTTCGCGCTGCCGCTGGTCGAGGCATGGGATCACTGGATTGCCGGGGGACTGCTGGCGGCGCTCGGCATCCAGATGATCTGGTTCGGCGAGCATGAGGGCGATGGCCCGGCGCGCTTGTCAGGCTTTGCCCTCCTCGCAGCCGCCGTTGCCACCAGCATCGATGCCTTTGCTGCCGGGATCACCTTGCCGACCATGGATTTCCCGCCGCTTGCCACTTGCGGCCTGATTGCGCTGGTGACCGCGGTTCTTTCGGCCATTGCGATCGAACTGGGCCAGCGCGCCGGCGACCGGTTCGGCCGCCATGCCGAAATTGCGGGGGGCGTGATGCTGATCGCTTTGGGAGCCAAGATCGTTTTCGATCACACGATGGGCGCCTGA
- a CDS encoding histone deacetylase encodes MLHVVHHADYMAPRPERGSFRFDKYYLVMEELRSDGAPITEHAPEPMPREWLEAVHCPIYVDEVFRAAVPREKERRIGFPVTPQIGTRVRHTNGGTWLAAKLAIQHGYAANSAAGSHHALHETGAGYCVFNDLAVAANRLIAEGDARRILIVDCDVHQGDGTASLTAGRADIFTLSLHAERNFPVRKARSSRDVGLPDGVDDDGYMEALARHLPEVIDGFAPDLVLYQAGVDPHVDDRLGRLALTDVGLEMRDRYVLGQARKRGLPVASALGGGYGDDQRAVARRHARSMLSMADENRRWPEMVR; translated from the coding sequence ATGCTCCACGTCGTTCACCATGCCGATTACATGGCCCCGCGTCCGGAACGCGGGTCTTTCCGCTTCGACAAATACTACCTCGTGATGGAGGAGTTGCGCAGCGACGGGGCCCCGATCACCGAACATGCGCCCGAGCCGATGCCGCGCGAATGGCTGGAGGCGGTGCATTGCCCGATCTATGTCGACGAAGTGTTCCGCGCCGCCGTGCCGCGCGAGAAGGAGCGGCGGATCGGCTTCCCGGTGACGCCGCAGATTGGCACCCGCGTGCGCCACACCAACGGCGGCACCTGGCTCGCGGCGAAGCTGGCGATCCAGCATGGCTATGCCGCCAATTCCGCCGCAGGCAGTCACCACGCGCTGCATGAAACAGGTGCAGGCTATTGCGTGTTCAATGACCTTGCGGTCGCCGCCAATCGCTTGATCGCGGAAGGCGACGCACGCCGCATCCTGATCGTCGACTGCGATGTCCACCAGGGTGACGGCACTGCCAGCCTCACCGCCGGGCGCGCGGACATCTTTACACTATCGCTTCATGCCGAACGGAACTTTCCCGTACGCAAGGCCCGCTCGAGCCGCGACGTCGGCTTGCCTGACGGGGTGGACGATGACGGTTACATGGAAGCGCTTGCTAGGCACCTGCCCGAGGTGATCGATGGCTTTGCGCCGGACCTTGTGCTGTACCAGGCCGGGGTTGACCCGCATGTCGATGACCGGCTGGGCCGCTTGGCGCTCACCGATGTGGGGCTGGAAATGCGCGACCGCTATGTGCTGGGCCAAGCGCGCAAGCGGGGTCTGCCGGTCGCATCGGCGCTAGGCGGCGGCTATGGTGACGACCAGCGGGCGGTTGCCCGGCGGCATGCCCGCTCGATGCTATCGATGGCAGACGAGAACAGGCGCTGGCCGGAAATGGTCCGCTAG
- a CDS encoding NAD(P)-binding protein, giving the protein MAEFETDYLIIGAGAVGLAFADTLIDEDPACHITIVDKHARPGGHWNDAYSFVALHQPSATYGVNSMELCPDRVDEHGHNAGMYPLAKHAEILAYYSKLMSERLIPSGRVIYHPLTAYLGGEGKTHRCKGILSSEETTITIRRKLVDATWFQTSVPSTHKPAFDIALGARLAVPGDLPGLWNKADKLPDQYVILGAGKTAMDTAVWLLEAGVAPERIGWVRPRDSWMFNRKFLQPAYHRLEGLIEFQLGLVEEAAQSQSGDELFERLGARNLMLRIDPDVTPKMFHFAVISEGEVELLRRITNVYRQGRVTAIEPGRMHFGADSVELPQDTLFIDCTATAVPFAVREDRRPFFDGNRITLQLVQTPFVPYSAALAAFLEANFATDAERNALCPPAPLTDSTDTYPYAMMANLMSTAILAGNEKTNAFNARSRLHPTGPAIARLIAEKSPRLAPLAKVGETIKAQMPGAIALGMRARAIHEAT; this is encoded by the coding sequence ATGGCCGAATTTGAAACCGACTATCTGATCATTGGCGCCGGCGCGGTGGGCCTGGCCTTTGCCGATACGCTGATCGACGAGGATCCCGCTTGCCATATCACCATCGTCGACAAGCACGCCCGGCCCGGCGGGCATTGGAATGACGCCTATTCCTTCGTCGCCTTGCACCAGCCGAGCGCGACCTATGGCGTCAACTCGATGGAATTGTGCCCCGACCGGGTCGACGAACACGGCCACAACGCAGGCATGTATCCGCTGGCCAAGCATGCCGAAATCCTTGCCTATTACAGCAAGCTGATGTCGGAGCGGCTGATCCCCAGCGGGCGCGTCATCTATCACCCGCTGACCGCCTATCTTGGCGGAGAGGGAAAGACCCATCGCTGCAAAGGCATTTTGTCGAGCGAGGAAACCACGATCACGATCCGCCGCAAGCTGGTGGACGCCACCTGGTTCCAAACTTCGGTCCCGTCGACCCACAAGCCCGCTTTCGATATTGCGCTGGGTGCGCGCCTCGCCGTTCCGGGGGATTTGCCCGGATTGTGGAACAAGGCCGACAAACTGCCCGACCAATATGTGATCCTCGGCGCCGGGAAGACGGCGATGGACACGGCGGTGTGGCTGCTTGAGGCGGGTGTCGCGCCGGAGCGGATAGGCTGGGTGCGCCCGCGCGACAGCTGGATGTTCAATCGCAAGTTCCTGCAGCCGGCCTATCACCGACTTGAGGGGCTGATCGAGTTCCAACTGGGCCTGGTCGAGGAAGCGGCGCAATCGCAGTCCGGTGACGAATTGTTCGAGCGCTTGGGCGCGCGCAACCTCATGTTACGGATCGACCCTGACGTCACTCCGAAAATGTTCCACTTTGCAGTGATTTCCGAAGGTGAAGTGGAGCTGCTGCGCCGGATCACCAACGTCTATCGCCAAGGGCGAGTCACCGCGATCGAGCCCGGCCGGATGCATTTCGGCGCTGACAGCGTCGAACTGCCGCAAGATACGCTGTTTATCGACTGCACCGCCACTGCCGTACCCTTTGCCGTGCGCGAGGATAGGCGCCCGTTCTTCGACGGAAACCGGATCACGCTGCAATTGGTGCAAACGCCGTTTGTACCCTATAGCGCCGCGCTGGCCGCTTTCCTTGAAGCCAATTTCGCAACCGACGCGGAACGCAACGCGCTGTGCCCGCCGGCGCCGCTGACGGATTCGACCGATACATATCCCTATGCAATGATGGCAAATTTGATGAGCACGGCGATCCTGGCCGGGAATGAAAAGACCAACGCTTTCAACGCCCGCAGCCGACTGCATCCCACGGGGCCGGCGATTGCGCGGTTGATAGCGGAAAAAAGCCCCAGATTGGCGCCGCTTGCGAAGGTCGGCGAAACGATCAAAGCGCAGATGCCCGGCGCTATCGCGTTGGGAATGCGCGCCAGGGCGATTCACGAGGCCACATAA
- a CDS encoding murein L,D-transpeptidase catalytic domain-containing protein produces the protein MKRRELIKGGLVAGAVLAAPARAFAMPQQGSLRDRELFAIAKRELDRAGNAIWKRDIVGIADFGLHSAERRFHFVNLEREEVQSFHVSHGMGSDPEHDGFLKRYSNVEGSNATSRGAYVTWEWYQGRYGTSVRLGGLDDTNEAALRRYIVMHRADYAEPSHIDRWGRLGRSNGCFAMGEEQFRIALLNLSGGRLLFADSLGLANEGERLASNTIELLQPGRPLASQRYNPGNY, from the coding sequence ATGAAACGGCGCGAATTGATCAAGGGTGGCCTGGTAGCTGGCGCGGTGCTGGCGGCACCTGCGCGCGCCTTTGCCATGCCGCAGCAGGGCTCGCTGCGTGACCGCGAGCTGTTTGCCATTGCCAAACGCGAACTCGACCGCGCCGGTAACGCCATCTGGAAACGCGATATTGTCGGGATCGCCGACTTCGGGCTGCATTCTGCCGAGCGGCGCTTTCACTTCGTCAATCTCGAGCGGGAGGAAGTGCAAAGCTTCCACGTCAGCCATGGCATGGGTTCCGACCCGGAGCATGACGGCTTCCTGAAGCGTTATTCCAATGTCGAAGGCTCGAACGCGACCAGCCGCGGCGCCTATGTCACCTGGGAATGGTACCAGGGACGCTATGGCACTTCGGTGCGCCTTGGCGGGCTCGATGACACCAACGAGGCTGCACTGCGCCGCTATATCGTGATGCACCGCGCCGACTATGCCGAACCTTCGCATATCGACCGCTGGGGCAGGCTGGGCCGGTCGAACGGCTGCTTCGCGATGGGCGAAGAGCAGTTCCGCATTGCACTGCTCAACCTGTCTGGCGGCAGGCTGCTGTTCGCCGATAGCCTTGGCCTCGCCAATGAAGGCGAGCGCCTGGCCAGCAACACGATCGAGCTGCTGCAACCGGGCCGGCCACTGGCCAGCCAGCGCTACAATCCCGGCAATTACTGA
- a CDS encoding L,D-transpeptidase family protein, which translates to MRLRLRDGLFASVALALAGGTAVAQERSPDDLLAQAQQQGKNAAPGSMEEAFPRMVSDPIVQGEFNGEVVPLVQEWTPQQASALAMVVRGIDAEGLDPTDYQLDALLAEIGRGPSAALNEVASRTFVWLVEDLRDGRTPMDARKQWFVIDPDRDLYRSSELMRDALANGDIAGALASLNPVHPDYIRLREALAKAKDPAKRKLIRANMDRWRWLARDLGPQYLITNVPEYQLRLTVNDKIISTYRTIVGKPGRTATPQLAEVVEGVVFNPTWTVPQSIVVGEGLGQKVLGNPGWARANGYKATKGANGWITVVQQPGPGNSLGRMKLEMPNEHAIFLHDTPSRHLFANEQRALSHGCIRTERALELAITMAILGKGATKEEAVEIATSGKYTLVPIQKRLPVYITYFTMATDIDGELATFKDIYDRDAPVLASLDKPRVQNRGRTSDEEVIVIEDDLQDA; encoded by the coding sequence ATGAGATTGCGACTGCGTGATGGTTTGTTTGCGAGCGTTGCCCTGGCCTTGGCCGGTGGGACTGCCGTGGCGCAGGAGCGTTCGCCCGATGACTTGCTGGCGCAGGCTCAGCAGCAGGGCAAAAATGCAGCGCCGGGAAGCATGGAAGAGGCCTTTCCGCGGATGGTGTCCGATCCGATAGTGCAGGGCGAATTCAATGGCGAAGTTGTCCCGCTGGTGCAGGAATGGACCCCGCAGCAGGCCTCTGCGCTGGCGATGGTCGTGCGCGGAATCGATGCCGAGGGGCTCGATCCCACAGACTACCAGCTTGACGCCTTGCTTGCGGAGATTGGCCGCGGGCCGTCCGCTGCGCTCAACGAAGTGGCAAGCCGCACCTTCGTGTGGCTGGTGGAAGACCTGCGCGACGGGCGCACGCCGATGGACGCGCGCAAGCAATGGTTCGTGATCGATCCCGACCGCGATCTTTACCGTTCGAGCGAGCTGATGCGCGACGCGCTGGCCAATGGCGATATCGCGGGTGCGCTCGCCAGCCTCAATCCGGTGCACCCCGACTATATACGGCTGCGAGAGGCTTTGGCCAAGGCCAAGGACCCAGCCAAGCGCAAGCTGATCCGTGCCAACATGGATCGCTGGCGCTGGCTCGCCCGCGATCTTGGCCCGCAATATCTCATCACTAACGTGCCCGAATACCAGCTTCGGCTGACAGTGAATGACAAGATCATCAGCACCTATCGCACGATTGTGGGCAAGCCCGGGCGCACGGCAACCCCGCAGCTGGCCGAAGTGGTCGAAGGGGTGGTGTTCAACCCGACCTGGACTGTGCCGCAATCAATCGTGGTGGGCGAAGGGTTGGGGCAGAAAGTGCTCGGCAACCCGGGCTGGGCGCGCGCGAATGGCTACAAGGCGACCAAGGGCGCCAACGGCTGGATCACGGTCGTCCAGCAGCCCGGGCCGGGCAATTCTCTGGGCCGGATGAAGCTGGAAATGCCCAATGAGCATGCGATCTTCCTGCATGACACGCCGTCGCGCCACCTGTTTGCGAACGAGCAGCGGGCGCTGAGCCATGGTTGCATCCGCACCGAGCGCGCGCTTGAACTGGCGATCACCATGGCGATCCTGGGCAAGGGAGCGACCAAGGAGGAAGCAGTCGAGATTGCGACTTCAGGAAAATATACCCTGGTGCCGATCCAGAAGCGGCTGCCGGTCTATATTACCTATTTCACCATGGCGACTGACATCGATGGCGAGCTCGCGACCTTCAAGGATATCTACGATCGTGACGCGCCGGTGTTGGCCAGCCTTGACAAGCCGCGCGTGCAGAACCGCGGGCGGACTAGCGATGAAGAGGTGATCGTGATCGAGGACGACCTGCAGGACGCTTGA
- a CDS encoding DMT family transporter gives MSDRQRILLPIAAALLGVGFLSLMDAFMKGAALAAGAYSASVLRSAMGTAIIAPIWLGGGGRWPKQAVLRLHILRGVVSGFMALSFFYALTKLPIAEAIAISFIAPLIALYLAAIWLGEVIRKEAIVGSVLGLAGTIVIVGGRLGEAEYDAETLKGLAAILFSALLYAANFVVIRKQALVSSPAEATTFHSGVACLVQAVFAPWFLVLPEFAILRDIAIAAGLTVAGAFVLTWAYARAEAQVLVPMEYSGFLWAALFGWTFFGERVTVTTIAGACLIVLGCLIVARRDKSPAPPEQTAI, from the coding sequence ATGAGCGATCGCCAACGGATTCTGCTGCCCATTGCCGCGGCATTGCTTGGGGTTGGCTTCCTCTCGCTGATGGACGCCTTCATGAAAGGGGCAGCACTTGCCGCCGGTGCATACAGCGCATCTGTGCTGAGATCGGCGATGGGCACCGCGATCATCGCCCCGATCTGGCTTGGCGGCGGAGGACGATGGCCCAAGCAAGCCGTGCTCCGGCTGCACATCCTGCGCGGGGTGGTGTCGGGCTTCATGGCTTTGAGCTTCTTCTATGCGCTCACCAAGCTGCCGATTGCCGAGGCGATCGCGATCTCCTTCATTGCCCCGCTGATCGCGCTTTATCTGGCGGCGATCTGGCTGGGCGAGGTCATACGCAAGGAAGCGATCGTCGGTTCCGTGCTCGGCCTTGCCGGAACGATCGTGATCGTCGGCGGGCGGCTGGGCGAAGCGGAATATGACGCCGAAACGCTCAAGGGGCTTGCTGCGATCCTGTTCTCCGCCTTGCTCTATGCCGCCAATTTCGTGGTGATCCGCAAGCAGGCGCTGGTCTCCAGTCCCGCAGAGGCGACCACCTTCCACAGTGGCGTGGCCTGCCTGGTGCAGGCCGTGTTCGCCCCCTGGTTCCTGGTGCTGCCGGAATTCGCGATCCTGCGCGATATCGCCATTGCGGCGGGCCTGACTGTAGCGGGAGCGTTCGTCCTGACCTGGGCCTATGCCCGGGCGGAGGCACAGGTGCTGGTGCCGATGGAATACTCCGGCTTCCTGTGGGCCGCGCTGTTCGGGTGGACCTTCTTCGGCGAACGCGTGACCGTGACGACGATTGCCGGAGCGTGCCTGATTGTCTTGGGCTGCCTGATCGTGGCGCGGCGCGACAAGTCGCCAGCGCCGCCCGAACAAACCGCCATTTAA
- the acnA gene encoding aconitate hydratase AcnA, whose amino-acid sequence MTQVGKDTLGTRSTLTVDGKDYAYYSFAKAEATIGDVSKLPISMKVLLENLLRFEDGGFTVSTDDIQAIADWQKNPVTGSEIQYRPARVLLQDFTGVPCVVDLAAMRDAIAKLGGDTAKINPQVPVNLVIDHSVMVDEFGHPKAFEKNVELEYARNAERYDFLKWGSKSFKNFTAVPPGTGICHQVNLEYLGKGVWSSEDQDGATVAYPDTCVGTDSHTTMINGLGVLGWGVGGIEAEAAMLGQPVSMLIPEVVGFKLTGAMAEGVTATDLVLTCVQMLREVGVVGSFVEFYGPGVSNLSLADRATIANMAPEYGATCGFFGIDDKTLDYMRLTGRPEETIALVEAYAREQGMWFTPENEPVFTKTLELDMAAVVPSLAGPKRPQDKVILPEVDELFNTDLAKVYGKAAPARVPVDGKDHDIGDGDVVIAAITSCTNTSNPDVLIAAGLVAKKANERGLKPKPWVKTSLAPGSQVVTDYLVKSGLQEHLDAIGFDLVGYGCTTCIGNSGPLAPPISKAINGNDIVAASVLSGNRNFEGRVSPDVRANFLASPPLVVAYALKGTVTEDITTTPIGQDKDGNDVMLADLWPSNKEVYEHRVANIDRTMFEKRYADVYKGDEHWQAIKVEASDTYQWRPGSTYVANPPYFEGMEMTPAPVTDITDAKPLAILGDSVTTDHISPAGSIKEDSPGGKYLMENQVSKADFNSYGSRRGNHEVMMRGTFANIRIKNEMVPGVEGGYTTYNGEQMAIYDAAMKHKADGTPLVVIGGKEYGTGSSRDWAAKGTILLGVRAVIVESFERIHRSNLVGMGVLPLQFKDGDTRETLGLTGDDTFSIKGLADLTPQQDVEVEVTRADGTSFAFTARCRIDTANEMEYYRNGGILQYVLRKLAAD is encoded by the coding sequence ATGACCCAGGTCGGCAAGGACACGCTCGGAACCCGCTCAACCCTCACCGTCGACGGCAAGGATTACGCCTATTACTCCTTCGCCAAGGCGGAAGCGACGATCGGCGATGTTTCGAAGCTGCCGATCTCGATGAAGGTCCTGTTGGAAAACCTGCTCCGCTTCGAAGATGGCGGCTTCACCGTTTCGACCGATGACATCCAGGCGATTGCCGACTGGCAGAAGAACCCCGTCACCGGCAGCGAGATCCAGTATCGCCCGGCCCGCGTGCTGCTGCAGGACTTCACCGGCGTGCCGTGCGTGGTTGACCTTGCCGCCATGCGTGACGCGATCGCCAAGCTCGGCGGCGATACTGCCAAGATCAACCCGCAAGTGCCGGTCAACCTGGTGATCGACCACTCGGTGATGGTTGACGAATTCGGCCACCCCAAGGCGTTCGAAAAGAATGTCGAGCTGGAATATGCCCGCAATGCCGAGCGCTACGACTTCCTGAAGTGGGGTTCGAAGAGCTTCAAGAACTTCACTGCCGTTCCTCCGGGCACCGGCATCTGCCACCAGGTCAACCTCGAGTACCTGGGTAAGGGCGTATGGTCGTCCGAAGACCAGGATGGCGCCACTGTCGCATACCCTGATACCTGCGTCGGTACGGACAGCCACACCACCATGATCAACGGCCTGGGGGTGCTAGGCTGGGGTGTCGGCGGAATCGAAGCCGAAGCCGCCATGCTCGGCCAGCCGGTCTCGATGCTGATCCCCGAAGTGGTTGGCTTCAAGCTGACCGGAGCAATGGCCGAAGGGGTGACCGCAACCGACCTGGTGCTGACCTGCGTGCAGATGCTGCGCGAAGTTGGTGTGGTGGGCAGCTTTGTCGAATTCTACGGCCCGGGCGTGTCGAACCTCAGCCTGGCCGACCGTGCGACCATCGCCAACATGGCACCGGAATATGGGGCGACCTGCGGTTTCTTCGGGATCGACGACAAGACGCTCGATTACATGCGCCTTACCGGCCGTCCGGAAGAGACCATCGCGCTGGTCGAAGCCTATGCGCGCGAACAGGGCATGTGGTTCACGCCGGAAAACGAGCCGGTGTTCACCAAAACGCTCGAGCTCGACATGGCGGCGGTCGTGCCGTCACTTGCCGGTCCCAAGCGCCCGCAGGACAAGGTCATCCTTCCCGAAGTGGACGAGCTGTTCAACACCGATCTGGCCAAGGTCTATGGCAAGGCCGCGCCTGCGCGTGTGCCGGTCGACGGCAAGGACCACGACATCGGCGACGGCGACGTGGTGATCGCTGCGATCACCAGCTGCACCAACACTTCGAACCCCGATGTGCTGATCGCCGCCGGACTCGTCGCCAAGAAGGCCAACGAGCGTGGCCTCAAGCCCAAGCCGTGGGTCAAGACCAGCCTGGCGCCCGGATCGCAGGTGGTGACGGACTATCTCGTCAAGTCAGGCCTGCAGGAACATCTCGATGCTATCGGCTTCGATCTGGTCGGCTATGGCTGCACCACCTGCATCGGCAATTCGGGCCCGCTTGCCCCGCCGATCAGCAAGGCGATCAACGGCAATGACATTGTCGCCGCCTCGGTCCTGTCGGGCAACCGCAACTTCGAAGGTCGCGTGTCGCCAGATGTACGCGCGAACTTCCTCGCCTCGCCGCCGCTGGTGGTGGCCTATGCGCTGAAGGGCACAGTAACCGAAGACATCACCACCACCCCGATCGGTCAGGACAAGGACGGCAATGACGTGATGCTTGCCGACCTGTGGCCTTCGAATAAGGAAGTCTACGAACACCGCGTCGCCAATATCGACCGCACCATGTTCGAAAAACGCTATGCCGATGTCTACAAGGGCGACGAGCATTGGCAGGCGATCAAGGTCGAAGCATCGGACACCTATCAGTGGCGCCCGGGCAGCACCTACGTTGCCAACCCGCCCTATTTCGAGGGGATGGAAATGACTCCCGCGCCGGTGACCGACATCACCGATGCGAAGCCACTGGCGATCCTGGGTGACAGTGTCACGACCGACCACATCAGCCCCGCAGGCTCGATCAAGGAAGACAGTCCGGGCGGCAAGTACCTGATGGAAAACCAGGTTTCGAAGGCTGACTTCAATTCCTATGGCTCGCGCCGCGGCAACCACGAAGTTATGATGCGCGGCACCTTCGCCAATATCCGCATCAAGAACGAAATGGTGCCGGGTGTCGAGGGTGGCTACACCACCTACAACGGCGAGCAGATGGCGATCTATGACGCCGCGATGAAGCACAAGGCCGACGGCACCCCGCTGGTGGTGATCGGCGGCAAGGAATACGGCACCGGCTCCAGCCGCGACTGGGCCGCCAAAGGTACGATCCTGCTGGGGGTGCGCGCGGTCATCGTCGAAAGCTTCGAGCGCATCCACCGTTCCAACCTCGTCGGCATGGGCGTGCTGCCGCTGCAGTTCAAGGACGGCGATACGCGCGAGACGCTGGGCCTGACTGGTGACGACACCTTCAGTATCAAGGGCCTGGCTGACCTGACCCCGCAGCAGGACGTCGAAGTCGAAGTGACCCGCGCCGATGGCACCAGCTTCGCCTTCACCGCGCGTTGCCGCATCGATACCGCGAACGAGATGGAGTATTATCGCAACGGCGGCATCCTGCAGTACGTGCTGCGCAAGCTGGCTGCGGACTGA
- a CDS encoding rhodanese-like domain-containing protein: MLRFAILGVALALAGCGAATATDEAAEAAPAASIATLSASELASLVDTGQIRLIDVRTDEEVAEGMIPGAEHIALDNFDPAKLDLSDGREVVLYCRSGRRSGIAAERLAAETGKTARHLEGGILSWEEAGFPLTAR; encoded by the coding sequence ATGCTGCGGTTCGCTATCCTTGGCGTCGCGCTGGCGCTGGCTGGCTGCGGTGCAGCGACGGCGACTGACGAAGCGGCAGAAGCTGCGCCTGCTGCGTCAATCGCCACGCTCAGCGCCAGCGAACTCGCAAGCCTCGTCGACACCGGCCAGATCCGCCTGATCGATGTGCGCACCGACGAAGAAGTGGCCGAAGGCATGATCCCCGGCGCCGAGCATATCGCGCTCGACAATTTCGATCCGGCCAAGCTTGACCTGTCAGACGGGCGCGAAGTGGTGCTCTATTGCCGTTCGGGCCGGCGCAGCGGCATTGCTGCCGAGCGGCTCGCGGCTGAAACCGGCAAGACGGCAAGGCACCTCGAAGGCGGGATCCTGTCGTGGGAAGAAGCCGGGTTTCCGCTCACCGCGCGCTGA
- the ruvB gene encoding Holliday junction branch migration DNA helicase RuvB: MADPVPLHSPERQPDDPDAALRPKSLAEFVGQEAARENLSVFIESARSRGEAMDHTLFFGPPGLGKTTLAQIVAKELGVGFRATSGPVIAKAGDLAALLTNLEPHDVLFIDEIHRLNPVVEEILYPAMEDRALDIIIGEGPSARSVRIDLPPFTLIGATTRQGLLTTPLRDRFGIPLRLNFYTHAELERVVARGARLLGLDIDQDGAREIARRSRGTPRVAGRLLRRVRDFAHVAGQGTVTRTIADDALTRLEIDRLGLDAMDRRYLAMIATTYKGGPVGVETLAAGLAEPRDTVEDVIEPYLIQLGLLARTARGRVLNDDGWAHLEMQPPKKPQGGLFDEAQ; the protein is encoded by the coding sequence ATGGCCGATCCCGTCCCCCTTCATTCGCCCGAGCGGCAACCCGACGATCCGGACGCAGCGCTGCGGCCCAAGTCGCTCGCCGAATTCGTCGGGCAGGAGGCCGCGCGCGAGAATTTGAGCGTGTTCATCGAAAGCGCGCGCAGCCGCGGTGAGGCGATGGACCACACGCTGTTCTTCGGCCCGCCGGGGCTGGGCAAGACCACGCTGGCGCAGATCGTGGCGAAGGAACTGGGCGTAGGCTTTCGCGCCACATCCGGCCCGGTGATCGCCAAGGCGGGAGACCTTGCTGCGCTGCTGACCAATCTCGAACCGCACGATGTGCTGTTCATTGACGAAATCCACCGGCTCAATCCGGTGGTCGAGGAAATCCTCTATCCTGCGATGGAGGACCGCGCGCTCGACATCATAATCGGCGAGGGGCCCTCGGCGCGTTCGGTGCGGATCGACCTGCCGCCCTTCACGCTGATCGGCGCGACCACGCGGCAGGGCCTGCTGACCACGCCGCTGCGCGACCGCTTCGGCATCCCCTTGCGGCTCAATTTCTACACCCATGCCGAGCTGGAGCGGGTGGTGGCGCGCGGCGCGCGTCTGCTGGGGCTCGATATCGACCAGGATGGCGCCCGCGAGATCGCTCGCCGTTCGCGCGGCACGCCGCGCGTGGCCGGGCGGCTGCTGCGCCGGGTGCGCGATTTCGCCCATGTCGCGGGGCAAGGCACTGTCACCCGCACGATTGCTGATGATGCGCTGACGCGGCTCGAGATTGACCGGCTGGGGCTCGATGCGATGGACCGGCGCTATCTTGCGATGATCGCGACCACTTACAAGGGCGGCCCGGTCGGTGTCGAAACGCTGGCTGCGGGCCTCGCGGAGCCGCGCGATACGGTCGAGGATGTGATCGAACCCTATCTGATCCAGCTCGGCCTGCTGGCGCGGACTGCGCGCGGCCGGGTGCTCAATGATGACGGGTGGGCGCATCTCGAGATGCAACCGCCGAAGAAACCTCAGGGCGGGCTGTTCGATGAGGCGCAATAG
- a CDS encoding DsrE family protein, producing the protein MLKLLTATMGAIALAVPAAAQDMSAFTTGPVLEQYGPVAPVESDMPIPEGAEFKVAFDVAAGAETGKLNRTLESAARFINMHARAGVPLEKINGAVVVHGKASEDLLGEQEYAKRRDGSENVNIALIGALTGKGVRVILCGQSAAAYGITNDLLAPGVEMALSAMTAHALLQQNGYTVNPF; encoded by the coding sequence ATGCTCAAGCTTCTCACCGCTACCATGGGTGCAATCGCTCTCGCCGTACCTGCCGCCGCGCAGGACATGTCAGCCTTCACCACCGGCCCGGTGCTCGAACAATATGGCCCGGTCGCCCCGGTCGAGAGCGATATGCCGATTCCCGAAGGCGCCGAGTTCAAGGTTGCCTTCGATGTTGCCGCAGGGGCGGAGACGGGCAAGCTCAACCGCACGCTGGAAAGCGCCGCGCGCTTCATCAACATGCATGCCCGCGCGGGCGTGCCGTTGGAGAAAATCAATGGCGCCGTGGTGGTGCATGGCAAGGCCTCGGAAGATCTGCTCGGCGAGCAGGAATATGCCAAGCGCCGTGACGGGTCCGAAAACGTGAATATCGCGCTGATCGGGGCGCTTACCGGAAAGGGCGTGCGGGTGATCCTGTGCGGGCAATCGGCCGCCGCCTATGGCATCACGAATGACTTGCTTGCGCCCGGTGTCGAGATGGCGCTTTCTGCCATGACCGCGCATGCGCTGCTCCAACAGAACGGCTATACGGTGAACCCGTTCTGA